In the genome of Neodiprion fabricii isolate iyNeoFabr1 chromosome 4, iyNeoFabr1.1, whole genome shotgun sequence, the window AGGCTAACCAGTCTTCAACAGGAATTAGATACTAGCGAAGAAGTACAAAAAGACTTTGTTAGATTATCACAATCTTTACAGGTGCAAAATTGGataaatcaaatcaaaaaaatataatatcaatttatctTCGGACTCAATCATttgattattttacatttgtgtgaaattgttcgaaatcacaggttcaaCTGGAAAAGATCAGAGAGGCAGGAAGTGAAGTGAGATGGCAGCACGACGAGGATGTTGACGAGTGTCCTAATTGTCGAACGGGGTTCACAGTTACAAGAAGAAAGGTGAGTGCGAATTTGTTTCCGTTAGCATTACAACGTCAACAGTGTTTGTATTTCTCGTCTACATACAATTACTTTTCTTCGAATAGATGCATTGCCGTCATTGCGGTCATATATTTTGTTCAACTTGTCTGTCGCACGTTGTAAACAGTGGACCCAAGCAGCGACCTTCGAGAGTTTGCGATGTGTGCCATACATTACTAGTTAGAGATACGGCTCCCTACTTTAGCCAAGAAGCACCGCATTTACCAGAATGAATATGTCGGCAAATATATATCTGGGAAAACTTGGCGAGATGTGCAATATCTGATTTAGGTATGTTTATCGATACTAGACAAATTTCTTACATTCATTATGACCGTAAAACTGTGTCTACGAAAAATAGAATACaattaatacatttttttcaataattttttggtCCTTATATCTGATTGAAAGCTGTTCGTGTATATACAGCGATGCTTACTcactcatttatttttcagagaTCATTAGAGCCATGGGACAAACGTTAGGTAAAAGTGAATTCTATGATTATCGACGAAGCGgataaattatgtaaatatcgatagattattatttttaacttaTTCGAATTTTATCCTTCAATGCTGTCACGtaaatgttgataaaataaatcatttgttTGATGCAGCATTCGTATACAGTTTTGGTTTTGAAAAGCTGAGATGATTTCGTACAAGTCTAATAGGAGGTAATTAAAAGTTGAGACACAAATATCTATTTCATCAAGAATTaagtacatattttatttacgaagAATCCTTACACGTCATACGATGTTGCTATCACAGGCTACACGGTCGGTCTCGAATTTCCCTattctttttcgtttccttATAAGCATTTTAAAACTGAATATCTCCCCTAAATGTACCCTAAAGCATTCAATTTCCCCGTAAAATCCCCCTAATTTTTGCCAGTCAGTTACTTTTCCTCACGAATGAGAATGGACAGAAAAAATCAACTTGATGTTTAAGAACAATGTTTATACTTCCAACTTAACAtaggaacgaaaaaaattcatcgaattTATATTTTGCGAGCCAACATTTTTACGGTTTAATTGAGTAGTGTTATCTACAGAATACTTGCACTCAGCCCAAATTATTTTGTTCCTACATTTAGCTGGAAATATAAACATTGTTCTTAAGCATTAGTCGACTTTTCCAGTCCAGTTTacttgatgataaaaaaaaaaaaaatttccacaatatgaacaatattttccatgtgtaatcgaaaaaattccaaaacgaCCAAAATATCGGACACTCCTGTGTTTATCTAATCTTGCTCTATTTGGTCAGtactataaaaaaatgtcctaATACCCCCCTCCCTCTTATTTTCACAAAGCTTTCCTGTATTTCCCCTCAAATTTCTATCTTCAGCACTGTGAAGCCTGCTATGGACAAACGTATGGCGTAGGAGTCAACAATACATGCATGAGAATAAAACCGTATTCTTCACCCCAATCGATGACGCACTGTGGAATTGTTGGAATTGTGTCTCTGAGAAAACGCGGTGTAATTGTCTCGTACCAGTTACGATTTTTGTAAGTCGTATTACCGAATCCCTGGAATCCGAAACCGCTTAACTCTCCTTCTTGTTCTAACAAAAACCAAGGCTGCATGTTTGTACATTCCATGGATCTGTTCATAGCGTACTCATAGTGTGTACCTGAGATATGCACGAAAATCGTAGTTAATTActattgttagaaacaaacTCTCAGTAGCCAGAAGGAACAAAATCACAATAGTGAGATCAATGGAAAATTACCCTGCTCAGACATACAGACTTCTTTCGTCCATGCAGAATCCCATTCCGATACATTTCTGGGAATTTCTATAAATCCATCGGTTGTCCCGATCCAGATTCCTTCAGTCCCGGTAAGACCGTTCATTTCGCTGCGACCACCAGCTGCGATAGTCTCTGAAAAAGTAGCGATAATTGACAACGGAGGTTCCGTCGGCAACGTACAAAACTATTAGCTGAAGAAATTATCGCCCCGATCACCTggttcagaaattttttttcatattgaaTCCAATCACTACCTGGTATTTGAAAATAGCCGaacatgatgaaaaaattgctccCACGTTTGGCGTCACGAAGTAAAAACATCTTTGTATATTTTCCAAATGTTCACACTAAATTTCTTTCCACATTGTTATCCAGAAAATGGAGAAACTGTCGTTTACGAAGCTTTTCgaaggaagaaatttttcactggCAATATTTCTACAAGAATATCGTAATTGTATGGTGAAAGATAATTTAACCACTAACCCGGGGATATGAAGTAGACAGTACTGGTCCAATACTGTTCATCAAATATCGTTTTGATCTGATACTGGTTTAAATTCGACCGGTTGTAAATACTTTGTACATTTTCGACGTCACTGCAGAGTACGGCAACCTGAAAAATCAAATGGTGCCTTCCCTGTACatgttcaattttatcaagTACCAAATATCTGTACGACTTCGATGATACGACGCGATAAACGTAAACAATAATTACCTGTATACCAGCAATGTTCCCGTAAGAATCGTATTTAAGACATACGCGACCGTCGCCTTCTTCGTAGCAATACACAGTCAAATTCAAGGAAGTCAAACCTGTTACTTCGACCCAACTCTCGTTAATAGCATCAGATTTTGTACGAGGCATCTGGAAGAAGCTGTTTGCGTGTGAAGGGTCCTCCCCCGAGCGGCTCCATTTCACTAAAATTTAGTTGCGTAAGTATTGAAAAGTTGATTGCACGCAAAATCGAGAAgtagacaagaaaaaaataagtgtcATTTGCATGCTGATTGTAGGTGATTAGTAATTgtgggataaaaaatttttgccagaaaatgttattttaaCTAGTTGTTGTATCTTCGACGTATTTTGGTGCGCTGAATTCGATGTTGGTCCGTTTTTTCTATCGCAAAAATGGCAATTTCAATGGCACTTTCTGACCCGTATTATCTTCCAAGCCGCCCCATGATGCTGGGGTTGAAAATTTGGGTTCCTCTTGTCAAAATATACCACTTGAGCTGTGATTCGAGTCGGATGGAAATGCTCTTGAcacattgaaattattttgaataaaactttcaAGACAGGAAAGAATATGCACATCTTGACaaacgtgaaaaatgtaaaattcacgggtttaaaatatatttttacggCTGTACGCAAGCGTCATGAGATTTGTTCGAAAAATGGTTTATCATATTATCGGTCACAGCACAAATCATAAATTTTCCTCAACGTACTTGATGAATCGGTTTGAAAGATAGTGCGAGTTAAAAAGTGCGATTTCCAATCAAAAGCCCATTTTTGGAAGGAAATACCTCAATATTCTGACGTCACGGAAAAAACAGGCAACGCCATTGGATTCAGTTCACCAACATACGTCGGAAACACGCCAACTTATTCATTTAGCATTttatcgcgaaaattttcaactccaGTGTAATTATACCGAGAAGATCGGACCACTCGATAGCAGATGCCGTAGCTGAAACAAGCAATGAGAAACAAATTGTTAGTTTTTTCTCGAAGATTTCATCTATCCGTAAGAATATGTCATGTCTGCAGGTATGTATTTGACGAACTGATGTACAGTATAATTATTTAGGGACGAGAACTTACCGGCGATAAGTAACAGTACCGCAACAACCTTCATGCTGACAAACGGAAAATTAATGCAACTCTGAAAAAGAATTAGCTTTATCAACGCggtaagaaaaacaaagttgTTCCGTTTCAGTCTCGTATCGTCACAAGTCTCAGAATTATATATTGTGTGCTTCCACCTTTTGCTCGTTATCTTTTTAAGATACTGTTTTCACGCTTCGAAACACATTTACCACCCTCGaagttttattattaattcgtGCATCGCCGCGTcgtttattggaaaatatataacTTCCAGGGTAATATATTTGTCGCCTTCCAAGGTTTATGCGGAATTCGTCGATCATTTCGTCGTTTATGTAAACGCCGTGCGCCGTTGCAAATATTGTCGTCACGCTTCCACGTCGAAACATTCACAATTCCGACTAATAAATAAGTACTTTCCAGGTGTTTTCCTCTAAACTTAGAATCAAAATTATCTTCATATGCATTCGTTCGCTATCGGGGAATTCGATAGAATGTCTTATGAAAGATCCTTTATCGTGggaaaataatcgttgaaaaactaaaaacccAAACACTCACAATCGCTGAgaatattttcacgaaaatcaaaattatcgCGCGGCACGCCGCATACGGCGCGATACACAGCAATAATTTCTAGGGTGAAAGGATCGAATTGGGTTCATTATCGTTTATACACATAAACTGTCTATTCCAATCATTTCACACAGCAATTCAGAAAATTGCCAACGAGCCGTCGTTTCGATCACAACAGTCTGATGAACactaaaattcatttattcacgTGTGCTTCGTGGAATGTACAAAAACGCGAAGTATTGCGACGGAATGCCCTTCTTCTGTTACAATaccaataaataaattagaaaaataaataattttgtatatcACATTCACCATATCTCCGTCTCGATGTTTAataaaagaacaagaaaaatgaaaacagaatGTATAACCAGCTGATAAAATCGTTTGAACTATTATTTCCTATCGTGTATATGGTAAAATCGTGATTATTCGTATAAAATGCATATATCATGTGTAAAAgtaagatatatatatacataaatatataatgtaaactTATCGCTAGCGATCCGAGTATGATTTAGCCTCGTACGTGTTTGTTCAGTTTCGTTCGTTCATTTACATGATTGCCCTTATTGCCTTTTTGGGGTTTTCTTTATTATAtgcacgtgtatatatgtgtatatttttttttgtgtgtaatTTAGATTAATAAGTCgtaaaacatatatatatttcaaaatggAGTGAGCTCTTCGAAAAAACTACGTGcttgttgaatattcaatgAAGTATTGTATGTGTAATGAAACGGTGACTTTGTTTCTAATGAATATACAATTCAATTGCTGAATGATAATTGCAGACTTCATCGAAACTATTCAATCGGCACAGAATTTTCTATAGTTGTGAGATTTTGACAAAAGTGAATCCTATGATTATCGAAGAGACGGATAAGTTATGTAAATATCGAAAGattattattctcaatttattcgaatttttttcttcgacgcTGTCAGGCAAGTGTTGATAACACGAATCATTTGTTCGATGCAGCATTTGTGTGTAGTTTTGGTTTCTGGTAGAGggtacgataaaaattttaaacacaaaTATCCGATTCATAAAATTTGAGGTATTTTATTCACGGTACAATCAGCGCACGTCCTACACTCTAGCTGTCAGCAAACGTATGTCCATGATTTTGGAGTCATGAATGCATGCATACTGTTGAAACCATACTCGTTACCCAAATCGATGACGCACTGCGGAGTTGTCGGTATCACCTCTCTAAAATAATTTGGTGCAAAGTGTTCGTACCAGTCACGATTTTTGTAAGTCGTATTACCGAATCCCTGGAATCCGAAACCACTCAACTCGCCTCCTTGTTCCATTAAAAACCAAGGCTGCAAGTCCGTACATTCCATGGAACTGTTCATAGCGTACTCATAGTGGATGCCTGCAGAGGTACAtggaaaattgtaattaaatacCATTGTTGCATAAAAACTCTCAATAAACACAACGAACACGGTCACAATGTTGAGATCAATTGAAGATTACCCTCTGCAGAATAACAGCCTTCCTTCATCCATGCAGAATCCCATTCCGATACATTTCTGGGAATTTCTATAAATCCATCGGTTGTCCCGATCCAGATTCCTTCAGTCCCGGTAAGACCGTTCATTTCGCTGCGACCACTAGCTGCGATAGTCTCTGAGCAGAGAATCATAATTAGATACCGAAGTTTAATTGGCAACATATGGAACGATAGATTAGACAAACCATTACCTCGATCAGCTCGaccggaatatttttttaaagtcgAATCCAATCGCTAccgaatatttaaaaatatcgaagaacGACCAAAAAATTGCTGAGATATTTCGCAACAATTCTACAACAATATCGTAATTGTACGGTGGTAGATAATTTAGCGACTAACCCGGGGATATGAAATAGACTGTACTGGTCCAATACTGTTCATCAAATATCGTTTTGATCTGATACTGGTTTAAATTCGACCGGTTGTAAATACTTTGTACATTTTCGACGTCACTGCAGAGTACGGCAACCTGAAAAATCAAATGGTGCCTTCCCTGTACatgttcaattttatcaagTACCAAATATCTGTACGACTTCGACGATACGACGCGATAAACGTAAACAATAATCACCTGTATACCAGCAATGTTCCCGTAAGAATCGTATTCAAGACATACGCGACCGTCGCCTTCTTCGTAGCAATACACAGTCAAATTCAGGGAAGTCAAACCTGTTACTTCGACCCAACTCTCGTTAATGGCATCAGATTTTGTACGAGGCATCTGGAAGTAGCTCTTTTTGTGTAAAGGGTCCGACCCTAAGTATGTCGATGTCACTGAAATTTAGTTATGATATCGAAGAATTGGGTACATTCAAGATCAAAAAGTAGACTAGAAAAGAGTAATTGTCATTTGCATTCTGACTGTAGATGATTGATAATTATACCACGAAGATCGGCCCATTCGATAGCAGATGATACAGCTGAAACAACcaatgagaaagaaattagtttgttcttgaaatttatatttattcgcACGAACACGTTACATCAGCAGTGGTGTATGAGCCGAATTGACATACAGTATTATTTGGGGATGAGAACTTACCGGTGATCAGTAACAGAAGAGCGAAAGTCTTCATTCTGGCAAACTGCTTCAATGATATTGAATCTGGGGTGAATTATACTTTACGAGTTCTTATGTATACCGAAGTTTTAATCTTGATCTTTTCCGAACTTCCTGTTCAAAATCGGTGGCAGGAGGTTGTATGGTGGTTGGCTGAAGCTGCTCACCTGATTAATCGTGGGAAAAGCCGCTGATTATGCATAGTGATTAGGATATTTAGATATTCCAGCGCGAGACGATTGGTTAAAAACGTTATCCCCTATTCTGAAAATAAGGACTTGTATGTTTGTAATCTGTTCGTGTTTCCTGTTTGCACGTTTGCTGTATTCGTTCAGCAGAATTATCTTTATTGcagtttgaatttgaaatttcttgcaGGTGTTTATTTCTCTCGGCTTCTGTACGTGACATCGTAAAATGAGGGTTTTATGTTAAGGCCAACGTTGAGATATATAATGTTCAAATGTGAAAATTGCATACAACACGCTGCTCTACATTTTTTAGATACGAGCTTGGCTTAGGAAATAATAgatgataatatttataaatgttgTCAACTGTATTGTGATTCGACCCGTGGGacaagattattcattttttaaatcttatcACCTTCGATCTAACATTGCCACAACCGTTCGTTCGAGTCACTTTGCAATCTGCCATCTggtgaaagaaaatctaacTAGTGCAACCAGGTTAACAGCTGACTGGTGACCATGTTTTTCACGTGTTAATGGTAGAataggtatattattaattatgtcgcattaatttatgtgacatgagtaatttgaaatcCCAAGAATTACGATTTGCCTCCATTAGGCATTAAAAATTTAGGTTATCTGGCGATAAAATGGCGCCGACAACCAGGCTCTGATGTTATGAGGACATTTTCCAACTGCGACTGTTGTTCACACCACGGTACGAGAACGGTCCTGAAAACGAGTTAATT includes:
- the LOC124180444 gene encoding uncharacterized protein LOC124180444 → MKVVAVLLLIAATASAIEWSDLLVKWSRSGEDPSHANSFFQMPRTKSDAINESWVEVTGLTSLNLTVYCYEEGDGRVCLKYDSYGNIAGIQGRHHLIFQVAVLCSDVENVQSIYNRSNLNQYQIKTIFDEQYWTSTVYFISPETIAAGGRSEMNGLTGTEGIWIGTTDGFIEIPRNVSEWDSAWTKEVCMSEQGTHYEYAMNRSMECTNMQPWFLLEQEGELSGFGFQGFGNTTYKNRNWYETITPRFLRDTIPTIPQCVIDWGEEYGFILMHVLLTPTPYVCP
- the LOC124180447 gene encoding uncharacterized protein LOC124180447 isoform X1, translated to MKTFALLLLITAVSSAIEWADLRVTSTYLGSDPLHKKSYFQMPRTKSDAINESWVEVTGLTSLNLTVYCYEEGDGRVCLEYDSYGNIAGIQVAVLCSDVENVQSIYNRSNLNQYQIKTIFDEQYWTSTVYFISPETIAASGRSEMNGLTGTEGIWIGTTDGFIEIPRNVSEWDSAWMKEGCYSAEGIHYEYAMNSSMECTDLQPWFLMEQGGELSGFGFQGFGNTTYKNRDWYEHFAPNYFREVIPTTPQCVIDLGNEYGFNSMHAFMTPKSWTYVC
- the LOC124180447 gene encoding uncharacterized protein LOC124180447 isoform X2 encodes the protein MPRTKSDAINESWVEVTGLTSLNLTVYCYEEGDGRVCLEYDSYGNIAGIQVAVLCSDVENVQSIYNRSNLNQYQIKTIFDEQYWTSTVYFISPETIAASGRSEMNGLTGTEGIWIGTTDGFIEIPRNVSEWDSAWMKEGCYSAEGIHYEYAMNSSMECTDLQPWFLMEQGGELSGFGFQGFGNTTYKNRDWYEHFAPNYFREVIPTTPQCVIDLGNEYGFNSMHAFMTPKSWTYVC